CACCGATGTGGCGAAGGTGGCCGCCGGCACCGTTAGCCTCTCGTCGCTTCCGGCGGCCCCGGCCACCCCGCCCGCCACCGTGACCGCTCCCGGCGCCGAGGCTGAAGCCGGCAAACCGGTCAAAGTTGTGGCCTACATCGACTTCATCTGCCCCATCTGCAAGAACTTCGAGACCACGTACAGCCAGCAGCTGACCCAGTTGCGCAACGACGGCAAGATCACCCTGGAGTACCGTCCGTTCGGCTTCCTGGACGCCAGCTCCAGCACCAACTACTCCTCCCGCGCCGCCAACGCTGCAGCATGCGTGGCGAACACGTCACCAGACAAGTACTCGGCACTCGTGGACCTGTTGTACGCACAGCAGCCGGCCGAGGGCAGTGCGGGCATTTCGGACAACGACCTCAAGAAGTTGGCCACCCAAGCGGGATCGGCCAACATTGACTCCTGCATCGACAACAAGACGTACCGGCCGTTCGTCAAGGTAGTCACTCAGGAGGCCAAGAATATCGGGATCTCCGGCACGCCCACGGTCTTCATTGACGGCCAGCAATGGGACAACAAGGCGGACTTCATGACCGTCCTGAATGCAGCTGTCGCAGCAAAGAAGTAGTTATCGAGGCTTAGGCCTCCTGCCCGCTGGAATTTCCGTGGGCAGGAGGTCTTGGGCTACCCTTATCTAGCGCACGCGCGCACCAGCTCCGGCCTGCCGGGGCACTAGTCCCGGTCCGCCGGGGCGCGCCTCCTTAGCTCAGTTGGCCAGAGCACCGCTCTTGTAAAGCGGGGGTCGTCGGTTCGAATCCGACAGGGGGCTCTTAGTTCGGCTCTGAGCTGCGGGTTTAGTGCCGTACGTGGGCTGGCAAGGGGCCAATTCCTGCAGCGTTTCGGCGGCGTTCCTCGGTTCGAATCGCGTCGCGGATAGGACAGGACACTGGCCTGCGGATTCAGACGACGGCTGCACCCTCAAATGCGATGAGGGGCAAACCGGCCGGCACGCCACTCATTCTCTGTCCTTACCGTGATTCATCGAAACGTCTCCTATCGATCAATGCGCCAAGAACATTCACAACACCAAGGCCGTTGGCTTCAGGGACGCGAACTTTCACCTAGGATCAAGCGTGGAGCCTTTTCATTGCTGTCGGGGACGATGCGGCTACTCGATGGTGGAAATTTCCAGGATTCTGAGCGCGATGCGCAAAGCGAATTTGGTGTCAGGGTTTTCGAGCGGTGCATCCAGGAGTTCCTCGATTCTTTCGATCCTCTTGACCACCGTGTTTCGATGGACCCCAAGGGCGCGCGACGTTTCCGCGAGGTTGGATTCGCTTTGAAGGTAGGTGTTCAGCGTTTTCCTCAGGTAGTCGGCGTCTGGTTCGGACAGTCGTTTTAGAAACTTCGTGGCTTGGCGAACGAGTGCGGGATCATGGAGCGTAGTCCGGATCAATTGGGTGGCGACGGATTCCTGGGCGTCAACAATCTGCCGGCGTCCCTTGCTGGAACTTGCTTGTCGAGCGAAGTCTTCGGCCTCCGCGATGCTTCTTGCAAATCCCTCCGGTCCAAGACGTGGCCTGGCGACGCCAAAAACGATTCCAGTTTCTGGCGGTGGTCGTAGGGTATCCAGAGCGGCGACGAAATCCCTGTAGTCGCGCCGGGTTGGTTGGTCCTTCCTTGTTTCCCAGATAAGCCAATGATCGATGTATTCGGACGAGTCCACTGTGTAGTCATACCGGGTCAAAGCGGCTGGAAGCATTCGTCCGATGTCGTGGGCTAGGGATTTCCGTGGGGCACGAACGCTTATGAGGGTGTGCCATCCGTTTAAGTTCCAGCCGACGCTGAGAGCTTGAGAGATGACGTGATCCGGAATTGCTCCGCCAGCGACAGCGAGCTGTGAGACGATCGCTGATCTTGCGGATTGAAACTGCTCGCTCGCGAAGCGTTGCCGGCTGAGCCACCTGAGCAACGAAAGGGCCCCTAATTCCATGAGTTCTTGTGCAGCCTCCAGCTCGAAGGGCGGGGCGTCGGGCTGGAATTCCGCGAGTATCCAAAGCGCTGGATCGTCGTCCTCCACAAGCGGGGGCAAGGGAACCGATACAAGGTTCGGGGTTTGGCTGGGGTCAAACAAGGGTGACGCCTCGATGTTGCCGAATGCGAGCGGCCGTTCCACTGCGCCTGCGAGCGGCAGGCCGAGTGAATTGATCACTGCTATCCGCGCGTTGACATACTTTCTGAGTTCAGAAACGACGCCCTCGGGGCTTGGCTCCATCTGATGGACGGCGTGGGTGAAGGCCGTCATATTAATGGACCGTGCCCAGAGATCCGATCCCATGAACCTGCTGAGGGATGCGGCCACGGCCACGGTCGCTTGGGGCTGGTGGAGCGCAACCACGTTCATTCTGAGTTTTCGCGCAAGTTCCAGGGTAGAAAGGCCGAACTCCGAGAGCGGTTGGAAGTCCTGAGGCGTGGTTGGTATCAGGATCACTACGCCCACGCCCTTTCGCTTCAGCTGCGGAAGCAGGATTTCCAAGGCATAGGAGGGAATCCAGGAGGATATCCAGATGCCTTCGAGATTGCTGACCTGCACTTCGTCTGGTGGATCAAGATAGGCAGTGGTGGCGGCTCCGCTGGCGCTGATCTCGTTAGTGCAGATGAACGTGAAGCTCGAAACGGGGTGTTCCAAGATCACGGAGCTGTCCAGCAGCATCGGACACCGCAGTATTTCACGAAGGGTCAGCCGGGCTGTCACAGCGAGTCTTCGAGGGAAGGGATTGTGTACCCGTAGCCGGAAATGTCGACCAAGGCCTGCGCTGCAGATTCGCTCCATTCGCCCGGGGCCTCAAAGACAACGACGTCTACCCCGTAACCGGGCAGGATACGCTCACTGAGGAGGGGAATGCCGGTATGGCTGTCCAGGAGGCAGATAATTTGGGGGGCCTTAGCAAGCAGCCGGCCTTCGTCGAGGAGCAGCAGGAATTCGTTCTGTGCCTCGATTCGAAGGTATCTTCCTGCGGCCCGAACAATCATCGTTCCTTTGGCCTGTACCCCGGCACCGGAATCACGGGGGGCGGGTTCCCAGTGAACGTCCACAACACTCCCTCGGCCCACAAAAAGACATCCTGCAGTGTGAGTACAAAAATGAGATATCGCATCGCTGACGGACTGCATCAGTTCCTTGGAGTGCTGGAACTGGCGTCCAAGCTCCAGTGCTCGTCCAAGCGTCCGGCTTATGCCGCCTTCCCTCGCCTGTAGCGCATCCATGGGGTACCCCGCGAACGCCACCCAGCCGCCAAACAATCCCATGAGAACGCGCAGGGCACGCTCGGATTCCTCGGCAGTTGATCCTGAAATTTCGACGCACCTCCCCGAAGTGTCGACCAAAGCACAAGGAGTCATCGAGACACTCTGCGCGTTGAAAGTTGTCTGGTGCAGTCCTGAGAGTCCTCGCCCCATGCCATCCATGTCGACCAGCGGGATGCCCAGGGCCGCGGCCACAAGGATCGGTGCGTAGGCATTGATCCCAGCCATTTCGAAGGCACAGACAAGTGCTCGTCGGCCTGGAAATTTCTGGGTAACCGCATCAAAAGCTCTTACGTACGGCTCCGATCCGCTGGGTTTTTCGCTGAAGGCCAACGCCGACCCTGCCAGGCCAACGGCCACTACGACATCGCCAGGAAGGATTTTACTTGGCGGAAATACGGTCACGCTGCCGCGATGTTCCAACAGACTCCGAGTCAAAAGAGACATGGCGTGAGTGTCACCGGCCCCTCCCGAACCCAGCATTCTCGCGCCAAACTCCAATGCTTCCAGGTCCGTGGCCTTTAGAAGCCAAGACATGGGCTGCCTCCTTCGGATGCGTGCGTGGGGGACGAATGTGTTAAGTATGCACATGATGAGGGCATTTAGTAGTCAGAGCAACCATTGATAACGACCGCCGCGGGCCGTAGCTTCGTTTCATTCCCTCCTATCCCTGAACCTCTTCCGGGTAGGTACCTCATAGCCAAGGAGCACCGATGGCAACAACTACTGATAAGAAACACTCGGGGGAGGAGGACTACGCCCTTGAGCGCGTTCCTGACCACGCCCGCTACAGCTGGTGGTCGGTGGCCGTTCAAAGGTTCGGCCAAATGTCAGCGCTTTCTCAGTTCCTTCTCGGGGCAGCCCTGGGATTTGGAATGGACTTTCCCACCGCCCTGCTCGCCATCTTCCTTGGATCAGTGATCCTGGAGGCGGTTGCCATCATGACGGGAATCCTTGGCCAAAAAGAAGGCCTCTCAACTTCTGTTCTCGCTAGATGGACCGGCTTTGGACGTCATGGATCCAGCATCATCGCCCTGTTCATCTCACTTAGCCTGGTCGGATGGTTTGGTGTCCAAAGCGGCGTGGCTGCTGGAGGGCTTGCCAATCTGGCGCCCGCTATTCCCGCATGGGCGTGGGCCCTTGCGGTCGGCGGCGTCGTGACCGCGGTAGTCATTTACGGCTTCAAGAGCATGGCCTGGACCGCTTACATTACGATCCCCGCGTTCCTCCTGCTCGCCGGTTGGTCGATTGTCTCTGAGCTGCAAAGGCACAACCTCGGCGATCTGGTTAACCAGCCGGCCCCTGGACCGGTCCTTAGCCTGGCCGCGGGGACAACACTGGTCGCAGGCGGATTCATTGTCGGCATGGTGATTACCCCGGATATGACGCGCTTCAACCGCAGACCCTCCGATGTCATCAAGCAGACGCTGCTCGGCGTCACCCTCGGGGAATTCATGGTGGCCATCGCCGGCGTTCTCCTTGCCCATGCACTCAAGACCAACGACATTATCGCAATTGTCACGTCCAGCAGCGGGTTTGTCGGCACGATCATCATCGTTGCCGGCACGATCAAGATGAACGACTGGAACTTGTATTCGGCATCTCTGGGCATTGTGAACTTCGTCGAGACAGTATTCAAGAAGCGAGTGAGCCGCACGAGCGTCACGATCTTTATCGGGATCCTGGGCAGCGCACTCGCCGCTGCCGGAATACTGAACTACTTTGTGGATTTCCTGATCCTGCTCGGAGTCACGTTTCCCCCCATCGCAGGCATCATGGTCGCCGAATATTACATCGTAAAGAAATGGCGAAGGGTCCTATCCGCATCTGCCCCCGGGCTGCCGGCAACAGAGCCAACGTGGGTCATTGGGACCCTGGTGGTCTGGGCAGCTTCGGTGCTGATTGGAACGTTCCTGCCATGGGGGGTAGGGTCCCTGAATTCGCTTGGTGCTTCCCTGATTCTCTACGTCATCGCCGGCAAACTCGGATTGATCAAAGGCACATCCGAAAAGGCGCTCTCACGCCGATCGATTACTGAACCGCGCGCACTGCAGGAGGAATACAAGTGAAGATAGGCATCGATGTTGGCGGGACCAACACGGACGCGGTGCTCGTTGACGGAAGCGAGGTCCTCGCAGGTGTTAAAAGTCCGACAATGAGTGATGTTGGAGAGGGGATTACCGGGTCCCTCCGCCGACTACAGAGCGCGTACTCCTTTGATTCTGCCGACATAGACGCCGTCATGATCGGCACCACGCATTTCATCAATGCACTGGTCGAAGCCGAGCGGCTTGCACCGACGGCGGCAATCCGGCTCGGACTTCCTGCAACGGGCGGACTGCCCCCGTTCGTCGGCTGGCCGACACGGATTACTGAAGCGCTGCACGCCTTGCCCTACATGTGCCGCGGAGGTCATGAGTTCGATGGAAGGGAAATCTCTCCGATTGATCCTGACGAGATACGCAGGGCAGCCCAGGACGCCGTAGCCAAAGGGGCACGCAGCTTCGCAATCTCTTCCGTGTTTTCCCCAGTCAACTCGGAGTTTGAACAGAGGGCAGCGGAAATCATAAATGCCGAATTTCCGGAACTTCCGGTCAGCCTTTCCAACGAAATCGGCAGAGTGGGGCTCCTCGAGAGAGAAAATGCGACTATCATCAATGCCGCCCTTCGTGAGCTTTCAGCAGATGTGTGTTCCTCACTCGATCAATCCCTGATGGCGCTAAACATCCATGCCCCGCTGTTCCTGAGCCAGAACGACGGTACATTAATGGATGTCGATTTCGCCCGTAAATACCCAGTGGCCACCTTTGCCTCAGGACCGACCAACTCAATGCGCGGCGCCGCCTACCTCTCGGGCCTCAAAGACTGCATAGTGGTCGACGTTGGCGGAACAACGACTGACGTCGGAGTTCTCCAGTCCGGCTTTCCCCGCGAGGCGGCAACAGAAATTGAGGTGGCGGGAATCCGAACCAACTTCCGTATGCCTGATGTGTTGTCCGTCGGCCTCGGCGGCGGCAGCCGCATCAGGTTCGACAATGGTGTGACCGTCGGGCCGGACAGTGTTGGCTACAGAGTCACGGAGGAGGCACTCGTTTTCGGAGGCAAAACTCTGACGGCGACCGACATCATGGTCGCGGCGGGTGATGCGGAGATCGGTGACCCCGGCCGTGTCAGCCATCTGGATCCTTCAATGGTGAAGGCGGCCAAAGTCGAAATCCACCGAAGGATCGCGGAGACGGTCGACAGGATGCGCACGAGTTCCGACCTCGTCCCGGTGGTCGCAGTCGGCGGCGGCGCGTTCCTGGTACCGGAACAGATGGCCTGCGCCAGTGACGTTGCCCGTCCGGGGCAATCCGGAGTAGCAAATGCCATCGGCGCCGCCATAGCCCAAGTCGGGGGCGAAGTCGACCGTATCTTTGCTATCCCGGCAGGAAGGCGCGAAGAAGTGCTCGACCAAGCCAGGGAGGAAGCAATCAGCAAAGCCGTAGCTGCCGGAGCCAAAGCCAGCACTGTCCAAATCGTGGAGATCGACGAGCTGCCCCTGGCCTATCTGCCAGGAAACGCCTCCCGGGTACGCGTCAAAGCGGTCGGCGACCTGCCGGCGTCGAAATAGCCCCACCCAGAACCCTGACCGCAGGAAGTAGAAGGAAGAACAACATGAGTTTCTATCTGTCACTAGACGACGTCCCTGACTTGGCGCGGGGCGCGGCAATACTGGGTACAGGCGGCGGCGGAGATCCGCTCATCGGCCGTCTGCTCGTGGAGGAATGCCTCAAAAACGGAAAAAAGATCGAAATCCTCGATCCGTCCGAACTTGACGACGATGACTTTGTCATTTCCACGGCCATGATGGGCGCTCCGACTGTCGTGGTCGAGAAAGTCCCGGCGGGTACTGAGGCAGTCCGGTCGCTCCGTGCTTTGGAGAAACACCTCGGAAAAACAGCCGATGCGACAATCCCCATGGAGTGCGGTGGACTGAATTCCATGATTCCTCTGGTCGTCGCCGCCGAAGCGGGTATCCCGGTTGTGGACGGAGACGGAATGGGGCGAGCCTTCCCGGAGCTTCAAATGGAAACGTTCGGAGTCTATGGAGTGTCCGGATCACCACTCGCTGTTTCTGACGAAAACGGGCACACCTGCATCGTCGATACCGGCCAGGACAACCAGAGGATGGAGACTTTCGCCCGCGCGGTCACCATCAAGATGGGGGGCGCGGCCTACATCGCCGAGTATCCAATGAGCGGAGCAGACGTCAAGCGAACTGCGATCCGCAACACCGTCACCCTGGCCCTCAATATCGGCCGGACTTTACGTAAGGCCAAGGACAAACATCTTGATCCGCTGGCAGAACTCGGTGCCTTCCTGAAGGACACAATATACGGTCATGGAACCGTGCTCATGCGGGGAAAAATCGTTGACGTTGAGAGGTTCGTTAGGGACGGGTTCACCCAGGGGTTTGCCACTGTGGAGTCGTTTGATGGTGGCGACGAGATGCGGATCCAGTTCCGGAACGAGAACGTCATTGCACACAAGAATGGTGCGGTCGTTGCCATTGTTCCGGACCTTATTACGATAGTTGATGTTGATCTGGGCACACCCATCACTTCCGAGGCCCTGCGGTTCGGACAGCGGGTGGCCGTCTACGGAATCTCGACTCCTGCCATCATGCGGACCCCGGAAGCGCTGCAAGTCTTTGGCCCCCAGGCTTTCGGACTCCATGAGCCATGGGTTGCCCTAGAGGAATTAAGCGCCGCCCGATGACATCGTTTCAGACTCGTTCCGCGCTGGCCGACACCTTGGTTTTTGACGGCCATAACGACTTGCCTTGGGCTCTGCGGCAGAAATTCGACTCCCGCGTCGAGGAGATCGACTTGTCGCAGCACCAGCCCCGCTTGCACACAGACATTCCCCGGCTTCGGGAAGGCCGGGTCGGTGCGCAATTCTGGTCAGTCTTCGTCCCCTCCAACATGCTGCCGGCCGACGCCGTCGTGGCGACACTCGAACAGATCGACTGCGTGCACCGGATCATCTCCAAGAATCCCGAAACCTTCAGCCTGGTGGACTCTGCCGCTGGCGTGAGAACCGCCGTCGCAGAGGGAAAAATTGCCTCGCTAATGGGTATCGAAGGAGGGCATTCCATCGACGAGTCGCTTGGCGTGCTTCGGATGATGAGACGTATAGGCGTCCGCTACATGACTCTCACACACAACGACAACACGCCGTGGGCGCGCTCGGCGACGGGCGAGCAGGTCGACCATGGGCTCACCGATTTCGGCAGACGCGTGGTCGGCGAAATGAATCGTCTCGGGCTGATCGTGGATCTATCCCACGTAGCCGAGCAGACGATGCATGACGCGCTGAATACGAGCTCTGCTCCTGTAATTTTCTCCCATTCATCTTGCCGCGGCGTCACCGACCACGTCAGAAACGTGCCGGATGCCGTGCTTGAGAGACTGCCTGGAAACAACGGCGTGCTCATGCTTACCTTCGTTCCCGCCTTCATCTCCGAGGCCTGCGCGGACTTTGAGCGACATTCTGATGAACTCCGGCAAAGACTCGGCCTTCGGACAGGGTTCCATGCAGGCCAAGAGGAAGAGGACGCCGCGGCCGCCGCAGAATATGCCCGGTGGACGTCGCAGAACCAAGCTCCGCAGGCCACCATCGCCGACATCGTCAGACACATGGAACATGCACGCGAAGTAGTAGGACCCCAGCATCTCGGCATTGGAGGGGATTTCGATGGCATCGAACAACTGCCCCGGGGAATTTCCGGGGTATCAAGCTACCCGACCGTCATGGACGCGCTAGCCGAACGGGGCTGGTCCACTGCTGACCTGCGCAGCCTCGCTTTCGGCAATGTCCTCCGGGTGCTGGAAGATACGGAGGCGGCCGCGAATCAAGATCTGATCCCCCTGTCCCGGCAGCATGCAGAACCTACCCACCAACGCTGATGTCTGGGCGCATCACCTGCTTTCCGCCGGCGCTATTCGACATGATCTGTCCCGTGTGTCTGAGGGGGTCCCACGTGTGAGCCACCAAGTCCGATAGCCGAATTCGGAGATGTTTGAATGCTCGTGATTTTTGTGGCGATGTCCGTGGACACTCAGCACCATATGTACGTCGTTGTCCGCTAGCTCGAACTTTTTGTAGCCGTCGTCTTCCACGATTGCAGTCAACTCCTCGAGCTGTTTGGTGTGCTGCTGCTCGTCGTTGTTCGTAAATGCGAAGGGAAGTACCCGTTGCGTTGGTGCGTACGCGGCAACCGTTACAACGGCGAGGGGATTGGTCCCTCAGCGCCGGGATCTCGTGCTCAAGGACCCGTCATGGTCACGACTGCCTGGGTTTGGCTTCTACTGGTTGAGCTGGGCGATAAGGGTGTACGTGACCAGGATGGCCAGCAGTACGACGAAGATCCGCAACGCCCACAGTGCTTTGCGGGTGCCGGGGCTCATCGCGATTGGGGGGACCGGGCGGGATTTTGCTGCGGACAGCTGTCCCGGTTCAAGAACCGCGGACGGATCCTCGCTGTGATACTCAAAGCTCTTCATCGTGCTCCTTGTCGGTTGCGGAAGTTCCGCGGATTTGGGGTTCGTTGGGTTAGGCGGGGAAGACGCCGATGGTCTGGAGGAAGGAGATGATTCCGTAGCCCGCGGCGCAGAGGGCGATGAAAACGATCACCAGGGTTCCGAAAATATTCGTCACGCGCGTGTTGGCCCATTCGCCCATCAGCTCACGGTCGCTTGCCAGCATCATCAGGAGGACAAGCGTGACCGGGAGTAGAACGGTGGCCAGCACATTCGCGTTCAGTGCGATGGCCAGCAGCGGCGCACCGGGGATGAGGATCACTGCTGCTGAGATCAGGGCCGTGGTGACGCTGACCCCGTAGAATAGGGCCGCGCCGCGAGGGGAACTGTTGAAGCTTGCCGAGACCCCGATGCATTCGCCG
This genomic interval from Arthrobacter sp. FW306-2-2C-D06B contains the following:
- a CDS encoding DsbA family protein; its protein translation is MSPANEPRLSKAERTAQAREKAREIREAQLKKDKRNKLLIGWGIVVAVVAILAVIALVVTQNIANNAPIADQGPTPANANVHGGVTLMKGTDVAKVAAGTVSLSSLPAAPATPPATVTAPGAEAEAGKPVKVVAYIDFICPICKNFETTYSQQLTQLRNDGKITLEYRPFGFLDASSSTNYSSRAANAAACVANTSPDKYSALVDLLYAQQPAEGSAGISDNDLKKLATQAGSANIDSCIDNKTYRPFVKVVTQEAKNIGISGTPTVFIDGQQWDNKADFMTVLNAAVAAKK
- a CDS encoding PucR family transcriptional regulator translates to MLLDSSVILEHPVSSFTFICTNEISASGAATTAYLDPPDEVQVSNLEGIWISSWIPSYALEILLPQLKRKGVGVVILIPTTPQDFQPLSEFGLSTLELARKLRMNVVALHQPQATVAVAASLSRFMGSDLWARSINMTAFTHAVHQMEPSPEGVVSELRKYVNARIAVINSLGLPLAGAVERPLAFGNIEASPLFDPSQTPNLVSVPLPPLVEDDDPALWILAEFQPDAPPFELEAAQELMELGALSLLRWLSRQRFASEQFQSARSAIVSQLAVAGGAIPDHVISQALSVGWNLNGWHTLISVRAPRKSLAHDIGRMLPAALTRYDYTVDSSEYIDHWLIWETRKDQPTRRDYRDFVAALDTLRPPPETGIVFGVARPRLGPEGFARSIAEAEDFARQASSSKGRRQIVDAQESVATQLIRTTLHDPALVRQATKFLKRLSEPDADYLRKTLNTYLQSESNLAETSRALGVHRNTVVKRIERIEELLDAPLENPDTKFALRIALRILEISTIE
- a CDS encoding DUF917 domain-containing protein; the encoded protein is MCILNTFVPHARIRRRQPMSWLLKATDLEALEFGARMLGSGGAGDTHAMSLLTRSLLEHRGSVTVFPPSKILPGDVVVAVGLAGSALAFSEKPSGSEPYVRAFDAVTQKFPGRRALVCAFEMAGINAYAPILVAAALGIPLVDMDGMGRGLSGLHQTTFNAQSVSMTPCALVDTSGRCVEISGSTAEESERALRVLMGLFGGWVAFAGYPMDALQAREGGISRTLGRALELGRQFQHSKELMQSVSDAISHFCTHTAGCLFVGRGSVVDVHWEPAPRDSGAGVQAKGTMIVRAAGRYLRIEAQNEFLLLLDEGRLLAKAPQIICLLDSHTGIPLLSERILPGYGVDVVVFEAPGEWSESAAQALVDISGYGYTIPSLEDSL
- a CDS encoding purine-cytosine permease family protein — protein: MATTTDKKHSGEEDYALERVPDHARYSWWSVAVQRFGQMSALSQFLLGAALGFGMDFPTALLAIFLGSVILEAVAIMTGILGQKEGLSTSVLARWTGFGRHGSSIIALFISLSLVGWFGVQSGVAAGGLANLAPAIPAWAWALAVGGVVTAVVIYGFKSMAWTAYITIPAFLLLAGWSIVSELQRHNLGDLVNQPAPGPVLSLAAGTTLVAGGFIVGMVITPDMTRFNRRPSDVIKQTLLGVTLGEFMVAIAGVLLAHALKTNDIIAIVTSSSGFVGTIIIVAGTIKMNDWNLYSASLGIVNFVETVFKKRVSRTSVTIFIGILGSALAAAGILNYFVDFLILLGVTFPPIAGIMVAEYYIVKKWRRVLSASAPGLPATEPTWVIGTLVVWAASVLIGTFLPWGVGSLNSLGASLILYVIAGKLGLIKGTSEKALSRRSITEPRALQEEYK
- a CDS encoding hydantoinase/oxoprolinase family protein, with protein sequence MKIGIDVGGTNTDAVLVDGSEVLAGVKSPTMSDVGEGITGSLRRLQSAYSFDSADIDAVMIGTTHFINALVEAERLAPTAAIRLGLPATGGLPPFVGWPTRITEALHALPYMCRGGHEFDGREISPIDPDEIRRAAQDAVAKGARSFAISSVFSPVNSEFEQRAAEIINAEFPELPVSLSNEIGRVGLLERENATIINAALRELSADVCSSLDQSLMALNIHAPLFLSQNDGTLMDVDFARKYPVATFASGPTNSMRGAAYLSGLKDCIVVDVGGTTTDVGVLQSGFPREAATEIEVAGIRTNFRMPDVLSVGLGGGSRIRFDNGVTVGPDSVGYRVTEEALVFGGKTLTATDIMVAAGDAEIGDPGRVSHLDPSMVKAAKVEIHRRIAETVDRMRTSSDLVPVVAVGGGAFLVPEQMACASDVARPGQSGVANAIGAAIAQVGGEVDRIFAIPAGRREEVLDQAREEAISKAVAAGAKASTVQIVEIDELPLAYLPGNASRVRVKAVGDLPASK
- a CDS encoding DUF917 domain-containing protein produces the protein MARGAAILGTGGGGDPLIGRLLVEECLKNGKKIEILDPSELDDDDFVISTAMMGAPTVVVEKVPAGTEAVRSLRALEKHLGKTADATIPMECGGLNSMIPLVVAAEAGIPVVDGDGMGRAFPELQMETFGVYGVSGSPLAVSDENGHTCIVDTGQDNQRMETFARAVTIKMGGAAYIAEYPMSGADVKRTAIRNTVTLALNIGRTLRKAKDKHLDPLAELGAFLKDTIYGHGTVLMRGKIVDVERFVRDGFTQGFATVESFDGGDEMRIQFRNENVIAHKNGAVVAIVPDLITIVDVDLGTPITSEALRFGQRVAVYGISTPAIMRTPEALQVFGPQAFGLHEPWVALEELSAAR
- a CDS encoding dipeptidase gives rise to the protein MTSFQTRSALADTLVFDGHNDLPWALRQKFDSRVEEIDLSQHQPRLHTDIPRLREGRVGAQFWSVFVPSNMLPADAVVATLEQIDCVHRIISKNPETFSLVDSAAGVRTAVAEGKIASLMGIEGGHSIDESLGVLRMMRRIGVRYMTLTHNDNTPWARSATGEQVDHGLTDFGRRVVGEMNRLGLIVDLSHVAEQTMHDALNTSSAPVIFSHSSCRGVTDHVRNVPDAVLERLPGNNGVLMLTFVPAFISEACADFERHSDELRQRLGLRTGFHAGQEEEDAAAAAEYARWTSQNQAPQATIADIVRHMEHAREVVGPQHLGIGGDFDGIEQLPRGISGVSSYPTVMDALAERGWSTADLRSLAFGNVLRVLEDTEAAANQDLIPLSRQHAEPTHQR